atttcctctctctttccgaGAGCTCAACCTGATGAGAAAGAAAACCTTCAGTCTAGTTCAGCTTCTTGACGTATTTTTCCctgaaacaaaagacacagaaatCTTTGTTAATAGTTCAAACAAAATACTCTTCATCCTGGACGGTCTGGACGAGAGCCGCTTGTCTTTGAACTTCCACAAAAGTGAAATAATGTCTGATGTGACACAGGAAACCAGGATAGATGTGCTTCTGACCAACCTCATCAGGGGAAGACTGCTTCCTTTGGCTCTTGTTTGGATAACATCTCGTCCGGTAGCTTCCAGTCAGGTCCCTCTGGAGTACATTGATCTGGTGACAGAGGTGCGAGGGTTCAACAATCCACAGAAAGACGAATACTTCAGGAGGAAGATTAGTGACGAGAGCTTAGCGAACAGAGTCATCACACATGTGAAATCCTGCAGGAGTCTTCACATCATGTGCCACAtaccagtcttctgctggatggCAGCAAGTGTTCTTGAGAAGAAGTTGGTGATGACAGACGGTAATGACACGCCAAAGACTCTCACTCAAATGTACATACACTTCTTGTCCTTTTTTGTGGACAACATAAAGGAGAGGTTGCCTGGAAGAAGAGAGTCGAACGCTGACTGCTTGAGGGATAACCTCATGTCACTGGGTAAACTGGCCTATAAAGAGCTTGAGAAGGGCCACTTGATCTTCTATGAGAGGGACCTCATCCTGAACGATATAAAAGTCACACAAGCGTCCATGTTCTCAGGCATCTACACACAGATCTTCAATGAGGAGCTGACAGTATGCAAGGAAAAGATGTTCTGCTTTGTGCATTTGAGCATCCAGGAATTCTTTGCTGCGTTGTACGTCCACCTCATGTTCAACAACGACAACTTCAACGTCTTGACCAAGAAGCCGTCCTCTTCAAGACGTTTCCCATTCAGAGATTCATCAGAGCTCATTCTCTACAAGGAGGCAGTAGAAAAGGCTTTACGGTGTGAAAATGGACATTATGACATCTTTCTTCGCTTTCTTTTGGGCTTGTCTCTGGAATCCAATCAGACTCTGTTGAAACCTCTGATGACCAGCAACagaacaaaccacaaaacaagaACGGAGATCATCAAACACATAAAGGAGAGGATCAGGGCAAGTCCATCCCCAGACAGATGCCTCAATCTGTTTCACTGTCTGAATGAGCTGAACGACCGTTCTCTTGTGGATGAGATTCAGAACTACCTCAGATCGGGCAGTCTTAACAAGGTCAAACTTTCACCTGCCCAGTGGGCCACTCTGGTCTTTGTACTGCTGACATCAGAAGAAGAGCTGAGTGTGTTTCAACTGAGCAACTACACTCGGTCAGAGGAAGGTCTTCTGAGGCTGCTGCCCGTTGTGAAAAACGCCCGAGAAGCAAAGTAAGTGTTTTCTAAAAGCAGATAGCAAACTCTAAAGCTTTTTTGTGCCTCTCATGGTAAAGGTAGACAGCTTCAGCCCTCAGATTCTTTCTGATATCTAATCTAAAGGAACTTTTAAAGCCCAGACTTACAGGTCAGGCATTCCTGACATATGCAGGATGTGGACAACACTTGTTGGTAGCGCAAGCAAGATCATTTGCTTTGGGTGCAGTTAATTCATAACAAGTAACACAATAATTTAAACTGGCAGTGACTGACAGTGGAGCTGATAAGGTGTTGCTTGTACTAACAAAGGCTCAGAGGTTACAGCCCAcaattttactgtttactgtcgATTCAATCTCATGTGTCTCAGCAGGCATTGTTTTCcagcaaataaaatcacactCTACACTTCCTACTCAGCCTTAACCAGTAGACTGACAATGTTAGCAGgaaacatagtggagcatttagaagTTAAAGAGCCAGTAGGTTGAGTTGAACAATCTGAatgatgttgctctgtgtctctttgaTGTGTAAACAGGAAACTGTTTGCGAGCAAGTTCAACTTAAaatcacagcttgtttctgctgcccccaaatGACCAAACTTTGTTATTGCAGCTTtaagtatttgttttattctaaagCTTGCTGATGTTAGATGGCTTGTCACATCAAGGGGGTCGATATTGGGCAGTCAAATATGAATACTGGTGTGTCTATTATCAACAGAAGTTGATAATTTAACCTTCTCCTATCTTTCCTACTGCAGTCTGAATGCATGTAATCTCACTGTGACCTGCTGTGAAGTCCTGGCAAATGGCATCAGCTCATCCCAACTCAGAGAGCTGGACCTGGGCAACAACAACCTGACAGATGCAGGAATAATAAAACTTTCAGGTGGACTAAAGAACAGCAAACTGGAGGCCCTGAGGTCAGTATCTAatgagtttctttctttttttcccccaaatcaaaataaagatgttttttttcagcattttttgtgtgtgtttagactgAGGAGCTGCAACCTAACAGGGCACAGCTCTGATGTCCTGGCTTCAGTTATCAGCTCAGCCTCCTGCCTGCTGAAACTACTGGACCTCTCTGACAATGACTTACTGGACGAAGGAGTCAAAAAGCTCAGTGGTGGACTGGCTAGTCCTCACTGTAAACTGGAAATACTCAAGTGAGTGGCCTGAAATTTAATGCCAGATGAATTATTCAACAGCAGAACAGAGCCAAACATGGAAATTcattgtctctgtgtctgttttgaagtTTGTCCCTGTGCAGACTAACAGAAGAAAGCTGCATTTTCCTGGCATCAGCTTTGAACTCATCCAGTCTGAGAGAGCTCGACCTGAGCTACAACCACCCAGGAAGCTCAGGTCTGGAGCTGCTGTGCGCTCTGCGAGACGACCCCCAATGCAGCCTGCAGAAACTCAGGTACTGACGGTGTCCACTAGAGCCCAAACGATAAATCAACTGACCAAAATTAGGGTCCAAGCACACAGAGTTTGGTATTTAAGACGACTTCTTAGGTATTAAACATGTctgacaaacataaaaaagcatAACACTTTGGTATAATAGAGTACTCTTCTAAACAAGTTAATgatacaatgaaatgtgaaaacgGAGATCTTCTGTTATGTTTTAGTGTGGAGCAGTGCGGTGAATCCAGGATTCAACCTGGTCCAAAGAAATGTGAGTAACCAGTACTTTCCACTCCTCTGTGTCCTGCTAAAGTCATAAGACTCAACATTAAGTAATAATACTGGTATCATACTAATCCGTTTCATCAGATACCAAAAAACTCTCcctggatccaaacacagcacacagagacCTTTCTCTGTCCGAAGAAAACAGGAAAGCGACACGTTGGACCAAGCAGCCATATCCAGATCACCCAGAAAGGTTTGATTTCTGGACACAGGTGTTGTGCGAGGAGGGACTGACTGGTCGCTGCTACTGGGAGACAGAGTGGAATGGGAGAGCTTTCATTGGAGTGGCCTACAGAAGGATGTGCAGGAAGGGAAAGGATCACGACAGCTGGTTGGGCAAAAATGAGTCTTCCTGGGGTCTAAACTGCAACAAAGATGGCTACAAGATCTGGCACAATGGCATGGACACTGCTGTAACCATCCCAACCAGCTCCAATAAAGTGGGAGTCTATCTGGACTGGTCATCAGGGAAACTGTCCTTTTTCATGGTCTCCTGTGGTGCACTGACCCTTCTCCATACCGTCCATACCACCTTCACTGAGCCGGTCTACCCAGGGTTTTGGCTCGGCTGGGTCGAGTCCACAGTGTACTTGTGCTAAAAATTCCCTTAATACCGTGGACATTtaacataatgtaataatttccttgctcctgctcctgccccagataagaaaaaacatgtttgcaggTAGTTTAAGGTTTATTTGCCCCGGGTTAGAGGTCTCTCAGACTTCTGCCCCAATACTAGACCCAAACAAATACTGTTTTTAAAGCTGGAATGATACTGTTATTATAAAATGTTGTACAGacgttcatggttcccagaggatgaatgcttctctgatttgttctgtagcACCACCAtaaggttgacatttgtggttttgagtgaaatcaCGTTTTATGTTGCCTCTCATGATGAATTGTTATCTCATGATAAACGTTTGTGATCCCTCAAcatttcatctagcaccatcaagtgtaaattgtatattttctattttttgcaGTACCTGTACTATGTCTGACAAGAACATGTATGTCGCAACATACAATATCTTGGCCATAAACCTGATCAATCAGACCCTTTGTGTACTGACCTAATTAGCTTGGCGGGGCTGTGAAGCCAATgtagaagtgccaaaactgcagttccttggACGCccagtctccgtaagtccccatgttaaaatgttcaacttcacagcagaaataaacatgtttacagcctggtacaaaaaactattttggtcTCTCTGTTCATAACTGTACTATCTTactttttatataactcacctggTAAAATTATATTTAGGCTTAAAggtatgcataattaacagtgtggctgctttgattgatgAGTGCGAACTGTTACAGATTACAGCTTATTGAGCTCCCAGACGTCATTCGCTCCACTGGTGATCCACGTCTTTaaagatttttagattagcagaagaggcaggactaccaacatggtggtggccagagctgcagattttgagcttcacaatggctctaCAGGAACCTACAGGTTTCATCatgcatacgctgtccattctttatactgtcagtgatttaCCTCCAAATCTGAACATGGCTGGATACAAAGAGGACGTGAAACAGTTTCGTAATTTGAAACAAGCCGTCTAAGCGAAGCACAATGTGGATTTTCTCTTTCAATAACCATTTTATTAGCAGTCCCAAGaggcaatgaaaaaaaacacaaatcaaaaaaaaaagaaagaaaaaaaaaggaacagaaagA
The nucleotide sequence above comes from Larimichthys crocea isolate SSNF chromosome XVI, L_crocea_2.0, whole genome shotgun sequence. Encoded proteins:
- the LOC104921135 gene encoding NLR family CARD domain-containing protein 3-like encodes the protein MEPKSDGDKTDDVSQGSVSSIQSAVHHFHPNYTAQSGGNVVAPSIIGSNIGNININIISTGQGSITSSKEAFNHDTADSCATLKNQKNRVAECQQNLKAALKRRFSHLLEGMTTEANKISLNKIYTELYITEGGSGDVNNEHEVRQIETTSRIHVSQEKSIHCNHLFVPLHGQDNLVRTVITRGVAGIGKTVSVNKFTLDWAEGRENTNLEFVFPLSFRELNLMRKKTFSLVQLLDVFFPETKDTEIFVNSSNKILFILDGLDESRLSLNFHKSEIMSDVTQETRIDVLLTNLIRGRLLPLALVWITSRPVASSQVPLEYIDLVTEVRGFNNPQKDEYFRRKISDESLANRVITHVKSCRSLHIMCHIPVFCWMAASVLEKKLVMTDGNDTPKTLTQMYIHFLSFFVDNIKERLPGRRESNADCLRDNLMSLGKLAYKELEKGHLIFYERDLILNDIKVTQASMFSGIYTQIFNEELTVCKEKMFCFVHLSIQEFFAALYVHLMFNNDNFNVLTKKPSSSRRFPFRDSSELILYKEAVEKALRCENGHYDIFLRFLLGLSLESNQTLLKPLMTSNRTNHKTRTEIIKHIKERIRASPSPDRCLNLFHCLNELNDRSLVDEIQNYLRSGSLNKVKLSPAQWATLVFVLLTSEEELSVFQLSNYTRSEEGLLRLLPVVKNAREANLNACNLTVTCCEVLANGISSSQLRELDLGNNNLTDAGIIKLSGGLKNSKLEALRLRSCNLTGHSSDVLASVISSASCLLKLLDLSDNDLLDEGVKKLSGGLASPHCKLEILNLSLCRLTEESCIFLASALNSSSLRELDLSYNHPGSSGLELLCALRDDPQCSLQKLSVEQCGESRIQPGPKKYTKKLSLDPNTAHRDLSLSEENRKATRWTKQPYPDHPERFDFWTQVLCEEGLTGRCYWETEWNGRAFIGVAYRRMCRKGKDHDSWLGKNESSWGLNCNKDGYKIWHNGMDTAVTIPTSSNKVGVYLDWSSGKLSFFMVSCGALTLLHTVHTTFTEPVYPGFWLGWVESTVYLC